From Peromyscus maniculatus bairdii isolate BWxNUB_F1_BW_parent chromosome 8, HU_Pman_BW_mat_3.1, whole genome shotgun sequence, a single genomic window includes:
- the Pdlim4 gene encoding PDZ and LIM domain protein 4 isoform X4 gives MPHSVTLRGPSPWGFRLVGGRDFSAPLTISRVHAGSKAALAALCPGDLIQAINGESTELMTHLEAQNRIKGCHDHLTLSVSRPESKNWPSALDDKAQAHRIHVDPESQDCSPATSRRSSVSGIGLEDNRSGLGSPYGQSPRLPVPHNGSSNEVTLPAQMSALHVSPPPSADTARVLPRNRDCRVDLGSEVYKMLREPAEPAASEPKQSGSFRYLQGMLEAGEVGEPSSRQGTSSTILSASCVATVA, from the exons ATGCCCCATTCGGTGACCCTGCGCGGCCCTTCACCCTGGGGCTTCCGCCTGGTGGGCGGCCGGGACTTCAGCGCGCCCCTCACCATCTCGCGG GTTCATGCTGGAAGCAAAGCGGCCCTGGCTGCCCTGTGCCCGGGTGACCTGATCCAAGCCATCAACGGTGAGAGCACAGAGCTCATGACACACCTGGAAGCTCAGAACCGCATTAAAGGCTGCCATGATCACCTCACACTCTCCGTGAGCAG GCCTGAGAGCAAGAACTGGCCCAGTGCCCTTGACGACAAGGCTCAAGCACATAGGATCCACGTTGACCCTGAGTCCCAG GATTGCAGTCCAGCCACCAGCAGGCGGTCCTCGGTCTCTGGGATTGGGCTGGAAGACAACAGATCAGGCCTGGGATCTCCATACGGTCAGTCACCTCGCCTTCCGGTCCCTcacaatggcagcagcaatgaGGTCACCCTGCCAGCCCAGATGAGCGCTCTGCatgtgtctccacctcccag TGCGGACACAGCCAGGGTTCTCCCTCGGAACCGAGACTGCAGGGTGGACCTGGGTTCCGAGGTCTACAAGATGCTGAGGGAACCAGCAGAGCCAGCGGCCTCGGAACCCAAGCAGTCTGGATCCTTCCGCTACTTGCAAGGCATGCTAGAGGCTGGCGAAGTTG GGGAACCATCGTCAAGGCAAGGGACAAGCTCTACCATCCTGAGTGCTTCATGTGTAGCGACTGTGGCCTGA
- the Pdlim4 gene encoding PDZ and LIM domain protein 4 isoform X3, whose translation MPHSVTLRGPSPWGFRLVGGRDFSAPLTISRVHAGSKAALAALCPGDLIQAINGESTELMTHLEAQNRIKGCHDHLTLSVSRPESKNWPSALDDKAQAHRIHVDPESQDCSPATSRRSSVSGIGLEDNRSGLGSPYGQSPRLPVPHNGSSNEVTLPAQMSALHVSPPPSADTARVLPRNRDCRVDLGSEVYKMLREPAEPAASEPKQSGSFRYLQGMLEAGEVGERPGSGGPRNLKPAASKLGAPLSGLQGLPECTRCGHGIVGTIVKARDKLYHPECFMCSDCGLNLKQRGYFFLDERLYCENHAKARVKPPEGYDVVAVYPNAKVELV comes from the exons ATGCCCCATTCGGTGACCCTGCGCGGCCCTTCACCCTGGGGCTTCCGCCTGGTGGGCGGCCGGGACTTCAGCGCGCCCCTCACCATCTCGCGG GTTCATGCTGGAAGCAAAGCGGCCCTGGCTGCCCTGTGCCCGGGTGACCTGATCCAAGCCATCAACGGTGAGAGCACAGAGCTCATGACACACCTGGAAGCTCAGAACCGCATTAAAGGCTGCCATGATCACCTCACACTCTCCGTGAGCAG GCCTGAGAGCAAGAACTGGCCCAGTGCCCTTGACGACAAGGCTCAAGCACATAGGATCCACGTTGACCCTGAGTCCCAG GATTGCAGTCCAGCCACCAGCAGGCGGTCCTCGGTCTCTGGGATTGGGCTGGAAGACAACAGATCAGGCCTGGGATCTCCATACGGTCAGTCACCTCGCCTTCCGGTCCCTcacaatggcagcagcaatgaGGTCACCCTGCCAGCCCAGATGAGCGCTCTGCatgtgtctccacctcccag TGCGGACACAGCCAGGGTTCTCCCTCGGAACCGAGACTGCAGGGTGGACCTGGGTTCCGAGGTCTACAAGATGCTGAGGGAACCAGCAGAGCCAGCGGCCTCGGAACCCAAGCAGTCTGGATCCTTCCGCTACTTGCAAGGCATGCTAGAGGCTGGCGAAGTTG GGGAGCGGCCTGGGTCTGGTGGTCCCAGGAACCTCaagccagcagccagcaagctGGGTGCTCCGCTGAGCGGCCTGCAGGGGCTACCAGAGTGCACGCGCTGTGGCCACGGGATTGT GGGAACCATCGTCAAGGCAAGGGACAAGCTCTACCATCCTGAGTGCTTCATGTGTAGCGACTGTGGCCTGAATCTCAAGCAGCGTGGATACTTCTTCCTAGATGAACGGCTGTACTGTGAGAACCATGCTAAGGCGCGAGTCAAGCCACCAGAGGGATATGATGTGGTGGCCGTGTACCCCAATGCCAAGGTGGAACTCGTCTGA
- the Pdlim4 gene encoding PDZ and LIM domain protein 4 isoform X2 encodes MPHSVTLRGPSPWGFRLVGGRDFSAPLTISRVHAGSKAALAALCPGDLIQAINGESTELMTHLEAQNRIKGCHDHLTLSVSRYGPESKNWPSALDDKAQAHRIHVDPESQDCSPATSRRSSVSGIGLEDNRSGLGSPYGQSPRLPVPHNGSSNEVTLPAQMSALHVSPPPSADTARVLPRNRDCRVDLGSEVYKMLREPAEPAASEPKQSGSFRYLQGMLEAGEVGERPGSGGPRNLKPAASKLGAPLSGLQGLPECTRCGHGIVGTIVKARDKLYHPECFMCSDCGLNLKQRGYFFLDERLYCENHAKARVKPPEGYDVVAVYPNAKVELV; translated from the exons ATGCCCCATTCGGTGACCCTGCGCGGCCCTTCACCCTGGGGCTTCCGCCTGGTGGGCGGCCGGGACTTCAGCGCGCCCCTCACCATCTCGCGG GTTCATGCTGGAAGCAAAGCGGCCCTGGCTGCCCTGTGCCCGGGTGACCTGATCCAAGCCATCAACGGTGAGAGCACAGAGCTCATGACACACCTGGAAGCTCAGAACCGCATTAAAGGCTGCCATGATCACCTCACACTCTCCGTGAGCAGGTACGG GCCTGAGAGCAAGAACTGGCCCAGTGCCCTTGACGACAAGGCTCAAGCACATAGGATCCACGTTGACCCTGAGTCCCAG GATTGCAGTCCAGCCACCAGCAGGCGGTCCTCGGTCTCTGGGATTGGGCTGGAAGACAACAGATCAGGCCTGGGATCTCCATACGGTCAGTCACCTCGCCTTCCGGTCCCTcacaatggcagcagcaatgaGGTCACCCTGCCAGCCCAGATGAGCGCTCTGCatgtgtctccacctcccag TGCGGACACAGCCAGGGTTCTCCCTCGGAACCGAGACTGCAGGGTGGACCTGGGTTCCGAGGTCTACAAGATGCTGAGGGAACCAGCAGAGCCAGCGGCCTCGGAACCCAAGCAGTCTGGATCCTTCCGCTACTTGCAAGGCATGCTAGAGGCTGGCGAAGTTG GGGAGCGGCCTGGGTCTGGTGGTCCCAGGAACCTCaagccagcagccagcaagctGGGTGCTCCGCTGAGCGGCCTGCAGGGGCTACCAGAGTGCACGCGCTGTGGCCACGGGATTGT GGGAACCATCGTCAAGGCAAGGGACAAGCTCTACCATCCTGAGTGCTTCATGTGTAGCGACTGTGGCCTGAATCTCAAGCAGCGTGGATACTTCTTCCTAGATGAACGGCTGTACTGTGAGAACCATGCTAAGGCGCGAGTCAAGCCACCAGAGGGATATGATGTGGTGGCCGTGTACCCCAATGCCAAGGTGGAACTCGTCTGA
- the Pdlim4 gene encoding PDZ and LIM domain protein 4 isoform X1: protein MSALHVSPPPSADTARVLPRNRDCRVDLGSEVYKMLREPAEPAASEPKQSGSFRYLQGMLEAGEVGERPGSGGPRNLKPAASKLGAPLSGLQGLPECTRCGHGIVGTIVKARDKLYHPECFMCSDCGLNLKQRGYFFLDERLYCENHAKARVKPPEGYDVVAVYPNAKVELV, encoded by the exons ATGAGCGCTCTGCatgtgtctccacctcccag TGCGGACACAGCCAGGGTTCTCCCTCGGAACCGAGACTGCAGGGTGGACCTGGGTTCCGAGGTCTACAAGATGCTGAGGGAACCAGCAGAGCCAGCGGCCTCGGAACCCAAGCAGTCTGGATCCTTCCGCTACTTGCAAGGCATGCTAGAGGCTGGCGAAGTTG GGGAGCGGCCTGGGTCTGGTGGTCCCAGGAACCTCaagccagcagccagcaagctGGGTGCTCCGCTGAGCGGCCTGCAGGGGCTACCAGAGTGCACGCGCTGTGGCCACGGGATTGT GGGAACCATCGTCAAGGCAAGGGACAAGCTCTACCATCCTGAGTGCTTCATGTGTAGCGACTGTGGCCTGAATCTCAAGCAGCGTGGATACTTCTTCCTAGATGAACGGCTGTACTGTGAGAACCATGCTAAGGCGCGAGTCAAGCCACCAGAGGGATATGATGTGGTGGCCGTGTACCCCAATGCCAAGGTGGAACTCGTCTGA